In Pajaroellobacter abortibovis, the following are encoded in one genomic region:
- a CDS encoding PQQ-binding-like beta-propeller repeat protein, translating to MRKKTLSILISWCIAGCNVHPRAYDYLNPDVPLWFHRPDGSMHVFLRHPITAAERKKGEEEERGQPAIDPRGNRIFVGSSDRGLYAVAASDGHVLWRFETVGLVRAEPLYDPVSDMVFFGSYDGALYAVRAQDGGLLWRFNTGAEVERKPVISGQTIYVVNGSDQLFAIDRKTGKSLWQVRRTPALGMEIARHAGPLVAQGKVFLAYSDGHVMAYSAQDGSEVWTPVDLSLDLERTGVNDPTRCLDVDTTPVIDPDFPENSPVFVASYGGGVYALNSNSGSRLWVNHHATGVTELMLWKERAHLPTSFGPERGGGVVSERKVLFAVSSMTGVWALHPETGAILWRAPAPEGGLSGMVSVAGALLIGAPRRGLFLLSPLNGKVIDGIHVGTGITQTPSVYGHRVFVMTNSGILLGIQVNPQLLAEHTAWTSNREQSF from the coding sequence ATGAGAAAAAAAACTCTTTCCATTTTGATTTCATGGTGTATCGCAGGATGCAATGTTCATCCCCGCGCTTACGACTACCTAAATCCTGATGTACCTTTATGGTTCCATCGGCCTGATGGATCGATGCATGTGTTTTTACGTCACCCGATCACAGCGGCTGAACGCAAAAAAGGGGAGGAAGAAGAGCGGGGGCAACCTGCGATCGATCCGCGAGGGAATCGGATCTTTGTCGGATCTTCTGATCGTGGACTGTATGCAGTTGCAGCGAGCGATGGTCATGTGCTTTGGCGTTTTGAGACAGTTGGCTTAGTGCGGGCGGAGCCTCTCTATGATCCCGTCTCAGATATGGTTTTCTTTGGTTCTTATGATGGGGCTCTGTACGCTGTTAGAGCCCAGGATGGAGGGCTTCTCTGGCGTTTTAATACAGGGGCAGAAGTCGAGAGAAAACCGGTTATCTCCGGTCAGACGATTTATGTTGTGAATGGTTCAGATCAGTTGTTCGCGATTGACCGAAAGACAGGAAAGTCTTTGTGGCAGGTCCGTCGGACTCCTGCATTGGGAATGGAGATTGCTCGACATGCGGGCCCTCTCGTGGCACAAGGAAAAGTCTTTCTTGCCTATTCTGATGGTCATGTAATGGCTTATTCGGCACAAGATGGCTCTGAGGTCTGGACTCCTGTCGATCTTTCCCTCGATTTAGAACGGACAGGTGTTAATGACCCTACACGTTGTTTAGATGTGGATACGACGCCTGTAATCGATCCGGATTTTCCTGAAAACTCTCCTGTTTTTGTGGCCAGTTATGGAGGGGGGGTGTATGCGCTCAACTCCAATAGCGGGAGCCGTCTCTGGGTGAACCATCACGCGACAGGAGTTACGGAACTAATGCTCTGGAAGGAGCGTGCCCACTTGCCGACCTCTTTTGGTCCTGAACGGGGGGGTGGAGTGGTTTCAGAGCGTAAGGTGCTGTTTGCTGTCAGTTCGATGACGGGAGTGTGGGCGCTTCATCCTGAGACCGGTGCTATTCTCTGGAGAGCTCCAGCTCCGGAAGGGGGGCTCTCAGGGATGGTGAGTGTTGCGGGCGCCCTTTTAATCGGTGCTCCAAGACGTGGTCTTTTTCTCTTATCTCCGTTGAATGGGAAAGTGATTGACGGCATTCATGTTGGAACAGGAATCACGCAGACACCTAGTGTTTATGGTCATCGCGTATTTGTGATGACGAATAGCGGGATTCTTTTAGGGATTCAGGTCAATCCGCAACTGTTAGCAGAGCACACTGCTTGGACCTCGAATCGGGAACAATCGTTCTAG